A window from Pseudobutyrivibrio ruminis HUN009 encodes these proteins:
- a CDS encoding PilZ domain-containing protein codes for MIIEQLRSGQEVTLEVLIGGSSFELKTEVVGTNAETGALVKPYVYNGQVVDFANGSPQSMTFSLHCIDPHTGGRVVWKNVAVNVIKFRGVDYYAVDAKAFGKIAASSERREDVRVHVKKPGSALMEDGRRFSISVLDISDSGVSFIGNANRVTIGDIVEVNFADNAHNSDFSLAVKARVNRAEAENNGILYAGKILERDNKLLAYLCFKGMDEKLDR; via the coding sequence ATGATTATCGAGCAGCTAAGGTCAGGGCAGGAGGTCACACTAGAGGTATTAATTGGTGGCTCATCATTTGAATTAAAGACAGAGGTGGTTGGAACTAATGCAGAAACAGGGGCATTGGTTAAGCCCTATGTGTATAACGGACAGGTTGTGGATTTCGCGAATGGTTCTCCGCAGAGCATGACATTTTCACTTCATTGCATAGATCCACACACTGGCGGTAGAGTTGTGTGGAAAAATGTAGCTGTTAACGTTATCAAATTCAGAGGTGTGGATTACTATGCCGTAGATGCCAAGGCTTTTGGTAAAATTGCAGCATCCAGTGAACGAAGAGAGGATGTTAGAGTGCATGTGAAAAAGCCAGGCTCTGCTCTTATGGAAGATGGTCGACGATTCTCCATCTCAGTTTTGGATATTAGCGACAGTGGAGTTTCCTTTATTGGTAATGCTAATAGAGTCACAATAGGTGACATTGTAGAGGTTAACTTTGCTGATAATGCTCATAATTCAGATTTTAGCTTGGCAGTAAAGGCTCGTGTAAATAGAGCTGAAGCTGAAAACAATGGCATATTGTACGCTGGTAAAATTTTAGAGAGAGATAATAAGCTTTTAGCGTATCTATGCTTTAAAGGCATGGACGAAAAGTTAGATAGATAG
- a CDS encoding bifunctional 5,10-methylenetetrahydrofolate dehydrogenase/5,10-methenyltetrahydrofolate cyclohydrolase, whose amino-acid sequence MAKLLKGKEVVDALNIKMANQVENLKTKGVNPTLAILRVGERADDLSYERGAIKRCEQVGVTVRVEALDEDVSEEAFFEKLNELNEDDSVHGILMFRPLPKHIDGEKARNMLKAEKDVDGCTDLSLAGVFTNTKLGFAPCTAEAAMEILKHYEIALSGKKVAVIGRSLVIGRPVAMMLMHENATVTICHTRTVDVPSITKDADIVVVASGQMESVGKEFLKEGQTVIDVGISWNDEKGKLCGDVKFDEVEPIVEAITPVPGGVGGVTTSILVKHVVEAAAKKTV is encoded by the coding sequence ATGGCGAAGTTATTAAAAGGTAAAGAAGTAGTAGATGCATTAAATATAAAAATGGCAAATCAGGTGGAAAACCTTAAAACAAAGGGAGTAAATCCTACACTTGCTATTCTTAGAGTGGGTGAGAGAGCAGATGATCTTTCCTACGAAAGAGGAGCAATAAAGCGTTGTGAGCAGGTGGGAGTGACAGTTAGAGTAGAGGCGCTTGACGAGGACGTTTCTGAAGAGGCCTTTTTTGAAAAGCTAAATGAGCTAAACGAGGATGACTCTGTTCATGGAATTCTTATGTTTAGACCACTTCCAAAGCATATTGATGGTGAAAAGGCTAGAAATATGCTTAAGGCTGAAAAGGATGTGGATGGCTGCACAGATCTATCCCTTGCAGGTGTATTTACAAACACGAAACTTGGTTTTGCACCTTGTACAGCAGAGGCTGCAATGGAAATACTTAAGCATTACGAAATTGCACTTTCAGGTAAAAAAGTAGCAGTTATAGGTCGCTCTCTTGTTATTGGAAGACCAGTTGCAATGATGCTGATGCATGAAAATGCTACTGTTACAATTTGCCATACAAGGACAGTAGATGTTCCTTCTATCACAAAGGATGCAGATATCGTAGTGGTTGCTTCTGGTCAAATGGAAAGCGTTGGAAAGGAATTCCTGAAAGAAGGCCAGACTGTAATTGATGTTGGAATAAGCTGGAATGATGAAAAGGGTAAGCTTTGCGGCGATGTAAAGTTTGATGAGGTTGAACCAATTGTAGAGGCCATTACACCTGTGCCAGGAGGTGTTGGAGGTGTTACAACAAGCATTCTTGTAAAGCATGTTGTGGAGGCAGCAGCTAAAAAGACTGTTTAA
- a CDS encoding cyclodeaminase/cyclohydrolase family protein yields MSLTNSTLQEFTEKLASKTSVPGGGGASAMVASIGIALGDMVGEFTVGKKKYAEVEPEIKELMEKAQDIRVKLLKCIDDDAIAFEPLSKAYSIPKEDPTRDEIMEKCLKDAAQVPFQILQLACEAVDLQREFADKGSVLMISDAATGVAMLQGAIKGAAVNVKINTKSMKDRDYATDLDSKVTALVDEYVIKSDEIYKSVMERL; encoded by the coding sequence ATGAGTTTAACTAATTCAACACTGCAGGAATTTACAGAGAAGCTTGCTTCAAAGACATCAGTACCAGGAGGCGGTGGCGCAAGTGCTATGGTTGCCAGCATTGGAATTGCTCTTGGAGATATGGTTGGGGAGTTTACTGTTGGAAAAAAGAAATATGCAGAGGTAGAACCTGAAATAAAAGAGCTTATGGAAAAGGCTCAGGATATTAGAGTTAAACTTTTAAAATGCATTGATGATGATGCAATTGCCTTTGAACCTCTTTCTAAGGCCTATTCTATCCCAAAGGAAGATCCTACCAGAGATGAAATAATGGAAAAGTGCTTGAAAGATGCTGCACAGGTGCCATTTCAGATTCTTCAGTTGGCATGTGAAGCTGTTGATTTGCAAAGGGAATTTGCAGATAAAGGTTCAGTGCTTATGATTAGCGATGCGGCAACGGGGGTTGCTATGCTTCAAGGTGCAATTAAAGGGGCAGCTGTCAATGTAAAGATAAACACTAAATCCATGAAAGATAGAGATTATGCTACAGATTTAGATTCGAAAGTGACAGCACTAGTTGATGAGTATGTAATAAAATCTGATGAAATATATAAAAGCGTTATGGAAAGATTATAA
- a CDS encoding carbohydrate kinase family protein has product MGIVVLGAVFIDIKGHSTASYIPAGRNVGTVEEVHGGVSRNVVEDIANVELRPTFVSLVDESGIGTGVLEKLNNHKVDTRFVRRTPDGMGKWLAVFDNHGDVVASISKRPDLSVINDILDEEGDEIFKDADSIALEIDMEKDSIKRVFKYAEKYNLKVYAAVSNMSIAVERRDFLKNVECFVCNQQEAGILFMDDYSEKTPEEMEEILAKKIQGAQIKKMIVTLGSQGAVYADIDGNTGFVPARKVDVKDTTGAGDSFFAGVTIGLTYGKTIEEACEIGSTLAASVIVTSDNVCPRFLPSEFGLEV; this is encoded by the coding sequence ATGGGAATTGTAGTACTAGGAGCAGTTTTTATTGATATTAAAGGTCACTCTACAGCAAGCTATATTCCAGCAGGTAGAAATGTTGGTACTGTAGAGGAAGTACACGGTGGCGTTAGCCGAAACGTTGTAGAGGATATTGCAAATGTTGAGCTTCGTCCTACTTTTGTTAGTCTTGTAGATGAAAGCGGTATCGGTACAGGCGTACTTGAAAAGCTTAACAATCACAAGGTAGACACCAGATTTGTTCGCCGCACTCCTGATGGAATGGGAAAGTGGCTTGCAGTTTTTGATAATCACGGAGACGTTGTTGCATCTATATCAAAGCGACCAGATCTTTCTGTAATCAATGATATTCTTGATGAAGAGGGAGATGAGATTTTCAAAGATGCAGATAGTATTGCTCTCGAGATTGATATGGAAAAAGATTCAATCAAAAGAGTATTCAAATATGCAGAAAAGTATAATCTTAAGGTATATGCAGCTGTCTCAAACATGAGTATTGCTGTTGAACGCAGAGATTTCTTGAAGAACGTAGAGTGCTTCGTTTGCAATCAGCAGGAGGCAGGCATCCTTTTCATGGATGATTATTCAGAAAAAACACCTGAGGAGATGGAAGAAATCCTTGCAAAGAAAATTCAGGGTGCTCAGATCAAAAAGATGATTGTCACGCTTGGTAGTCAGGGTGCAGTTTATGCAGATATTGATGGCAACACAGGATTCGTACCAGCTAGAAAGGTAGATGTTAAGGATACAACCGGTGCTGGAGATTCATTCTTCGCTGGCGTAACAATTGGTCTTACATACGGCAAAACAATTGAAGAGGCTTGTGAAATTGGATCAACACTTGCAGCATCTGTAATTGTAACTTCAGATAATGTATGCCCACGATTTTTACCTAGTGAGTTCGGCTTAGAAGTATGA